The Corallococcus soli genome includes a window with the following:
- a CDS encoding serine/threonine-protein kinase encodes MPQPSAGLQFGKYKLLERIATGGMAEIYRARMTAVAGITKPVVIKKILPGYADDSAFVSMFINEARIALGLSHGNIAQIFDFGEVEGEYFLAMEWVDGHPLSNVLRRARDKGLPALPPPLAVLVAIDMLRGLAYAHTRLDDNGRPLHIVHRDVSPQNVLLSYEGQVKLVDFGIARARLAGRSETKNDAAKGKYVYFAPEQARGQALDARTDVFAAGTVLYEMLCGRRPFEGPMPEVLRKISQGDFPRPREWTPGIPAALERILLTAMATSPGQRYPTAQAFAEALARQLHVTAPDVSQSELGHFMGYLFEPELVDAGRPVQLPREFIAKVGRWSGVAEPPPVPTPPESPRFPPEPRGDLTTQPLPEEPLPAQAPSSPPPYAWHRTLHGWVVRGAPVVGALLIMWMGLLVGGTNTFAVELSSSPAGASIRVDGRALTETTPTLVTQLQADVEHHLEVSLPGMVPWSQRVKAERGTTLAVHARLASKRPAAARALTRPESANAPSTSARYPAGGPFTVSADLHAFRVPASAAARMRLDPSRAYGLRAEGRVSLGGPMPVAQAAYFLEGGAALSARDSFGVVGADEVMVQNASVLYVFLWDGSPGDNRGALQVHVREQASGAITTLLLDARRHAVPLTPHEGFTLRELDPSTTYRVVVRAPPEPARTRGFGGGAVDQVLALHGTGDSPATAHGTLELLEVNQPTVMRGARWLRLAFPDDDPGDNTGGLTLEVTPVAPLHQ; translated from the coding sequence GTGCCGCAGCCTTCCGCGGGCCTCCAGTTCGGAAAGTACAAGCTGCTCGAGCGCATCGCGACGGGCGGCATGGCGGAGATCTACCGCGCCCGGATGACGGCGGTGGCGGGCATCACGAAGCCGGTGGTCATCAAGAAGATCCTCCCCGGCTACGCGGACGACAGCGCGTTCGTGTCCATGTTCATCAACGAAGCGCGCATCGCGCTGGGGCTGTCGCACGGCAACATCGCGCAGATCTTCGACTTCGGCGAGGTGGAGGGCGAGTACTTCCTGGCCATGGAGTGGGTGGACGGCCATCCGCTCTCGAACGTGCTGCGCCGGGCCCGGGACAAGGGGCTGCCCGCGCTGCCGCCGCCGCTGGCGGTGCTGGTGGCCATCGACATGCTGCGCGGCCTGGCGTACGCGCACACCCGGCTGGACGACAACGGCCGGCCGCTGCACATCGTCCACCGCGACGTCAGCCCGCAGAACGTGCTCCTGTCCTACGAGGGGCAGGTGAAGCTGGTGGACTTCGGCATCGCGAGGGCCCGGCTCGCCGGACGCAGCGAGACGAAGAACGACGCGGCGAAGGGCAAGTACGTCTATTTCGCGCCGGAGCAGGCCCGGGGCCAGGCGCTGGATGCGCGTACGGACGTGTTCGCCGCCGGCACGGTCCTCTACGAGATGCTCTGCGGGCGCCGGCCCTTCGAGGGCCCGATGCCGGAGGTCCTCCGCAAGATCTCCCAGGGTGACTTCCCCCGGCCGCGCGAGTGGACGCCGGGCATCCCCGCCGCGCTGGAGCGCATCCTGCTCACCGCGATGGCCACCAGCCCGGGCCAGCGCTACCCCACCGCGCAGGCCTTCGCGGAGGCGCTGGCGCGGCAGCTCCACGTCACCGCGCCGGACGTGTCCCAGAGCGAGCTGGGCCACTTCATGGGCTACCTCTTCGAGCCGGAGCTGGTGGACGCCGGCCGGCCCGTGCAGTTGCCCCGGGAGTTCATCGCCAAGGTGGGCCGCTGGAGCGGCGTGGCCGAGCCGCCCCCCGTGCCGACGCCGCCGGAGTCGCCCCGCTTCCCGCCCGAGCCCCGGGGCGACCTGACCACGCAGCCCCTGCCCGAGGAGCCCCTGCCCGCGCAGGCCCCGTCATCCCCGCCGCCGTACGCCTGGCACCGGACGCTGCACGGGTGGGTGGTGCGCGGCGCGCCCGTGGTGGGCGCGCTGCTCATCATGTGGATGGGCCTGCTCGTGGGAGGCACCAACACGTTCGCGGTGGAGCTCAGCTCCTCCCCCGCGGGCGCCTCCATCCGCGTGGACGGCCGGGCGCTGACGGAGACGACGCCCACGCTCGTCACCCAGCTCCAGGCGGACGTGGAGCACCACCTGGAGGTGTCGCTGCCGGGCATGGTGCCCTGGAGCCAGCGCGTGAAGGCCGAGCGCGGCACCACGCTCGCGGTCCACGCCCGCCTCGCGTCGAAGCGCCCGGCCGCGGCGCGCGCCCTCACCCGCCCCGAGTCCGCCAACGCACCGTCCACCTCCGCCCGCTATCCCGCCGGAGGTCCGTTCACCGTCAGCGCCGACCTGCATGCCTTCCGCGTGCCCGCGTCCGCCGCGGCGCGCATGCGGTTGGATCCGTCGCGCGCGTATGGCCTGCGCGCGGAGGGGCGCGTGTCGCTGGGAGGCCCCATGCCGGTGGCCCAGGCGGCCTACTTCCTGGAGGGCGGCGCGGCGCTGTCCGCGCGCGACAGCTTCGGCGTGGTGGGCGCGGACGAGGTGATGGTGCAGAACGCCTCCGTCCTCTACGTGTTCCTCTGGGACGGCAGCCCCGGCGACAACCGGGGCGCCCTCCAGGTGCATGTGCGCGAGCAGGCCAGCGGCGCCATCACCACGCTGCTCCTGGATGCGCGCCGCCACGCGGTGCCGCTCACGCCCCATGAGGGCTTCACGCTGCGCGAGCTGGACCCCTCCACCACCTACCGCGTCGTCGTGCGCGCGCCCCCGGAGCCGGCGCGCACGCGGGGCTTCGGCGGTGGCGCGGTGGATCAGGTGCTCGCGCTCCACGGCACGGGGGACTCCCCGGCCACCGCGCACGGCACGCTGGAGCTGCTGGAGGTCAACCAGCCCACGGTGATGCGGGGGGCGCGCTGGCTGCGGCTCGCCTTCCCGGACGACGACCCGGGCGACAACACCGGCGGCCTCACCCTGGAAGTGACGCCGGTGGCGCCGCTGCACCAGTAG